The following proteins are encoded in a genomic region of Armatimonadota bacterium:
- a CDS encoding universal stress protein yields the protein MMKDTVDRSGDAILSAKGLRNILVPLDGSALAEQALAPARMLAEAFGARITLLRATRPIQEIAVQLTPLDMPLTCDLEEITQIEAEHTAQYLNKVAARLGGSGLTIDTVHRQGHPADVLHDVAKEIGADLIAITTHGHGGWRRFISGSVATEAIRHAHCPVLVVHVEGHEKRTG from the coding sequence ATGATGAAAGACACGGTTGATCGATCCGGGGACGCAATTCTGAGCGCGAAGGGCTTGCGGAACATCCTGGTTCCACTCGATGGTTCCGCCCTCGCCGAGCAGGCGCTCGCGCCGGCCCGGATGCTCGCAGAGGCGTTTGGCGCGCGGATCACCCTGCTGCGCGCAACGCGCCCTATTCAGGAGATAGCGGTGCAGCTTACGCCGCTGGACATGCCCCTGACGTGTGACCTGGAAGAGATCACGCAGATTGAGGCTGAACACACGGCGCAGTACCTGAACAAGGTGGCCGCCCGGTTGGGCGGCTCCGGCCTGACCATCGACACGGTGCATCGGCAGGGACACCCGGCCGACGTGCTCCACGACGTGGCGAAGGAGATCGGAGCCGACTTGATCGCCATCACGACCCATGGACACGGAGGGTGGCGGCGGTTCATATCCGGCAGTGTGGCGACGGAAGCCATCCGTCACGCGCACTGCCCCGTGCTCGTTGTACACGTCGAGGGACACGAGAAGCGAACAGGCTGA
- a CDS encoding HlyD family secretion protein: MAQVKTVETEAPRLSASNGNGYTIDAPESGSRQGVGNKKLAVGIALAVLVIAGVVFGFRYWEFATTHTGTDDAYVTSNVVQISPQVSGTVVAVMVHDNQVVQKGQLLAVLDDATIKANVAQAKANLDAAIAQGRGAGVTVDLTRETGGALVEQARGQVAQADSGIAGARQDVARANAAVTTSIAQASGAESNIRTLQAGVQAAIAALAKASAAVDSSQAQVLSAQAATRSAQANLDAAQAAADRATRDAQRYSALADQGAMSRQVADQAATTSRSAQANVEAARQQLEAAAATADARKSDLGAAREQVLAAKANVAQAKAQVASGRDAAAAARAGIAESQALRNAAQEGISTAEARRQQAEGQLGAASTTSGQVAVSRSSHAQAVAKIEQARAALDQAKLQLSYTRIVAPTTGLVSKKTVEVGALVQAGTPLMAIVPQSDIWIVANLKETQMNGVQKGRAAEIDVDAVPGHVFHGHVDSISAATGATFALLPADNASGNFTKVVQRIPVKIALDDGQPEADRLRAGMSADVTIAIH; this comes from the coding sequence ATGGCACAAGTGAAGACCGTTGAGACCGAGGCGCCCAGGCTGTCGGCCTCCAATGGCAACGGGTACACCATCGACGCGCCCGAGAGCGGATCGCGCCAGGGCGTGGGGAACAAGAAGCTTGCAGTAGGAATCGCGCTGGCTGTCCTCGTCATCGCCGGCGTTGTTTTCGGCTTCCGCTATTGGGAATTCGCCACAACGCATACGGGCACTGATGATGCCTATGTGACCAGTAACGTCGTCCAGATATCGCCGCAGGTGAGTGGTACCGTCGTAGCCGTAATGGTTCACGATAACCAAGTCGTTCAGAAGGGGCAACTCCTGGCAGTGCTGGACGACGCGACGATTAAGGCCAACGTTGCGCAGGCGAAGGCGAACCTCGACGCGGCCATCGCCCAGGGGCGAGGCGCCGGAGTCACCGTGGATCTCACGCGAGAGACCGGTGGCGCGCTGGTCGAACAGGCTCGGGGCCAGGTGGCTCAGGCCGATTCGGGCATCGCGGGCGCCCGGCAGGACGTAGCGAGGGCCAACGCCGCCGTCACCACATCAATTGCTCAGGCGAGCGGCGCTGAATCCAACATCCGGACCCTTCAGGCCGGCGTGCAGGCTGCGATCGCCGCGCTTGCCAAGGCGTCGGCCGCGGTAGATTCGTCCCAGGCGCAGGTGCTCTCGGCGCAGGCGGCCACCAGAAGCGCTCAGGCGAACCTTGATGCCGCGCAGGCGGCGGCGGATCGCGCAACCCGCGACGCGCAGCGCTACTCCGCCCTGGCCGACCAGGGCGCCATGAGCCGGCAGGTCGCCGATCAGGCGGCCACGACGAGCCGCTCCGCGCAGGCCAATGTAGAGGCCGCCAGACAACAACTGGAGGCTGCCGCCGCAACAGCCGACGCCCGTAAATCGGACCTCGGCGCCGCCCGGGAGCAGGTGCTCGCCGCAAAAGCCAATGTCGCCCAGGCGAAGGCGCAGGTCGCGTCAGGGCGCGATGCGGCCGCCGCGGCCCGCGCCGGGATCGCCGAATCTCAGGCGCTGCGGAACGCGGCTCAGGAGGGAATCAGCACCGCCGAAGCGCGCCGCCAGCAGGCCGAAGGGCAGTTGGGCGCCGCTTCAACCACGTCGGGGCAGGTTGCCGTCAGCCGTTCCTCGCACGCGCAGGCTGTCGCGAAGATCGAGCAGGCCCGCGCCGCCCTGGACCAGGCGAAACTGCAGTTGAGCTACACCCGCATTGTCGCCCCGACAACGGGGTTGGTGAGCAAAAAGACCGTGGAGGTGGGCGCGCTCGTTCAAGCCGGAACGCCGCTCATGGCGATTGTGCCCCAGAGCGACATCTGGATCGTCGCCAACCTGAAGGAAACTCAGATGAACGGTGTCCAGAAAGGCCGCGCCGCGGAAATCGATGTAGATGCGGTGCCCGGACACGTCTTCCACGGGCACGTTGACAGCATTTCCGCCGCGACGGGCGCCACGTTCGCGCTCCTGCCGGCCGACAACGCCTCCGGTAATTTCACCAAGGTGGTTCAGCGCATCCCGGTGAAAATCGCCCTCGACGATGGCCAACCGGAAGCAGACCGCCTGAGGGCGGGCATGTCCGCCGACGTGACGATCGCGATCCACTGA
- the tsaB gene encoding tRNA (adenosine(37)-N6)-threonylcarbamoyltransferase complex dimerization subunit type 1 TsaB, whose product MPLVLGIETATQWCAVALWNENGPLASHSFVNAMELSRRLVPTIEALLMDEGLTPEDLTGIAVSIGPGSFTGLRIGVATAKTMAQVLNIPIIGVETMDVIALTYEPLLLAGTRLAVTLTSRRGQYYVRWYEPPTCPEDRTIEVLTTNELREQLALSHAGVLLLGDAALNEGLPGTGMPILEGAHRPHALNVAYLAYPRIVRGESDDVMTLAPLYVGRSAAEERRSASPATGA is encoded by the coding sequence ATGCCGCTGGTATTGGGGATTGAAACAGCCACGCAGTGGTGTGCCGTGGCGCTGTGGAACGAGAATGGCCCCCTGGCGTCACACTCGTTCGTCAACGCCATGGAACTCAGCCGGCGTCTGGTCCCCACCATCGAAGCGCTCCTAATGGACGAAGGCCTGACGCCCGAAGATCTGACGGGAATCGCTGTTTCCATCGGTCCGGGATCTTTCACGGGGCTGCGCATCGGCGTGGCGACCGCAAAGACCATGGCCCAGGTCCTCAACATCCCGATCATCGGAGTGGAAACGATGGATGTCATCGCGCTGACCTATGAGCCGTTGCTGTTAGCCGGGACCCGGCTGGCTGTGACGCTCACGTCGAGGCGCGGACAGTACTACGTCCGATGGTATGAACCACCGACGTGCCCCGAAGACCGTACCATCGAGGTGCTCACGACAAACGAACTGAGGGAGCAGCTCGCGCTCTCACACGCCGGCGTGCTGCTGCTGGGCGACGCCGCACTGAATGAAGGCCTCCCAGGCACGGGGATGCCGATTCTGGAGGGCGCACACCGCCCGCACGCCTTGAATGTCGCCTACCTCGCCTATCCCAGAATTGTCCGCGGCGAGAGCGACGACGTCATGACCCTTGCCCCGCTCTATGTGGGGCGCTCCGCCGCCGAGGAGCGCCGCTCCGCGTCGCCCGCCACCGGCGCCTGA
- a CDS encoding insulinase family protein: MRAAPVVSSLRNGFRVVANDEPESDRVAVLLMVRAGDADDPPDAPGAARVLGRILIEPANHRSPGRFPLMAVEGDVRVVTEGDVTTFTAVTTRAQAATAIRLLAAFIETPVWNNTTLIRAVKRNGEEDRDEAPTDWQRDFEIWQSRLGLDVPAPPLPDLPPRDTLRSLFESCYKAHSMVLCASGDLRGLNVSAEAENWFGGLPRVADTVVRRHRAHDTPHRNPSNTFAFAGYRAPAATDGLAPAMEVISAAMGLGKTSAIFRTLRDVEGTGYESGAVYPRRLAPGAIALFSRAPGQSAKVRDDLASIWKSAALDTRTDWGSARARAVQLYASRHQTARDRAYWLAFWELAGNGAAYDAEYSAAMRSVADAALTAAARRWLSGPPVAIP, encoded by the coding sequence GTGCGCGCCGCGCCTGTTGTCTCTTCGCTTCGCAACGGCTTCCGGGTCGTCGCAAATGATGAACCGGAATCGGATCGAGTGGCCGTCCTCCTGATGGTCCGCGCCGGTGACGCGGACGACCCGCCGGACGCGCCCGGCGCTGCGCGGGTGCTCGGAAGGATTCTCATCGAACCCGCCAACCACCGCTCCCCTGGCCGGTTCCCGTTGATGGCCGTGGAAGGCGACGTCCGCGTGGTCACTGAGGGAGACGTCACCACGTTCACCGCCGTCACAACGCGTGCCCAGGCGGCGACGGCGATCCGCCTGCTCGCCGCGTTCATCGAAACGCCGGTCTGGAACAACACCACTCTCATCCGGGCGGTAAAACGGAACGGCGAGGAGGATCGCGACGAAGCGCCCACGGATTGGCAGCGGGACTTTGAAATCTGGCAGTCCCGCCTGGGGCTCGATGTGCCTGCGCCGCCGCTTCCCGACCTGCCGCCGCGAGACACTCTGCGTTCGCTGTTCGAGTCGTGCTACAAGGCGCATTCGATGGTGCTTTGTGCGTCGGGCGACCTTCGAGGGCTCAACGTCTCCGCGGAGGCGGAAAACTGGTTTGGGGGACTGCCGCGGGTGGCCGACACGGTTGTGCGCCGCCATCGGGCGCATGACACCCCCCATCGAAATCCGTCGAACACCTTTGCGTTCGCGGGATACCGCGCCCCGGCAGCGACAGACGGGCTGGCGCCCGCGATGGAAGTGATATCCGCCGCGATGGGATTGGGCAAGACCTCGGCCATTTTCCGCACGCTCCGCGACGTTGAAGGCACCGGGTACGAAAGCGGCGCCGTCTACCCTCGAAGGCTGGCGCCCGGCGCAATCGCGCTCTTTTCGCGCGCTCCGGGGCAAAGCGCCAAGGTCCGCGACGACCTGGCCTCCATCTGGAAGAGCGCCGCGCTGGATACGCGCACGGACTGGGGCAGCGCTCGCGCACGGGCGGTGCAACTCTATGCCTCCAGGCATCAGACAGCGCGTGACAGGGCTTACTGGCTGGCGTTCTGGGAGCTGGCCGGCAATGGCGCCGCCTACGACGCCGAGTACTCCGCAGCGATGCGCTCCGTGGCGGATGCCGCACTGACCGCGGCCGCCCGACGCTGGCTGTCCGGGCCGCCGGTCGCGATTCCTTAG
- a CDS encoding beta-galactosidase family protein, which yields MHGICHLIGFAACAGVALATPAVAAAPRVLSVDDKQFLMNGKPYLIISGEMHYPRIPRAYWRDRLRKARAMGLNTICTYVFWNLHEPRPGRFDFKNNLDVAAFVREAGEEGLNVILRPGPYVCSEWDFGGYPAWLLKDGTMKVRSRDPRFLDACARYLKRLARELARLQSSHGGPIVMVQVENEYGSYGSDHEFMEKNRQMIRDAGFEVQLFTADGPDQIPNGALDDLPAAFNFGGGAQSAVETVRKHRPTGPLMCGEYWCGWFDQWGVDHNAPAAGPKADDLEWMLSRGISVNLYMFHGGTNFGWMAGANDPPYLSDVTSYDYDSPLDEAGRATAKFTAFKAVIARHLPPGTVPPAMPAPQPVISITGIRLNRGVPLWDVLPAPVHSDQPRTMEDLGQSYGLVLYRTRLKAGASGDLAVRGLHGYATVFVNGRRIGALDRRTEVRSVKIEPVQAEATLDLLVENTGRVNYGASLPGERQGIVGSVTLGPETLSGWDAYSLPMDNVTGLKYGAIPASGPAFVRGSFALESVGDTFLDMRDWSKGNVWINGHNLGRFWRIGPQQTLYVPGPWLRKGSNDVIVFDAEYAGQTALGALPEPILDQRRD from the coding sequence ATGCACGGAATCTGCCATCTCATCGGTTTCGCCGCGTGCGCCGGCGTCGCGCTTGCGACTCCCGCCGTCGCGGCCGCCCCGCGCGTCCTGTCAGTCGACGACAAGCAGTTTCTGATGAACGGAAAACCGTACCTTATTATCTCGGGCGAGATGCACTATCCGCGCATCCCGCGGGCGTACTGGCGAGACCGATTGCGCAAAGCCCGCGCGATGGGCCTCAACACGATCTGCACATACGTCTTCTGGAACCTGCACGAACCGCGGCCCGGGCGATTCGATTTCAAGAACAATCTGGATGTCGCCGCGTTCGTCCGCGAAGCCGGGGAAGAGGGGCTCAACGTCATCCTCCGTCCCGGTCCGTACGTGTGCAGCGAATGGGATTTTGGCGGGTATCCCGCATGGCTTCTGAAGGACGGCACGATGAAGGTGCGTTCCCGCGATCCGCGCTTCCTGGACGCATGCGCGCGGTACCTGAAGCGACTTGCCCGCGAGCTGGCCCGGTTGCAGAGCAGCCACGGCGGTCCCATCGTGATGGTGCAGGTGGAGAACGAATACGGGTCGTACGGCAGCGACCACGAGTTTATGGAAAAGAACCGCCAAATGATCCGCGACGCCGGATTCGAAGTTCAACTGTTCACGGCGGACGGTCCGGACCAGATTCCGAACGGCGCGCTGGACGACCTGCCTGCCGCATTCAACTTCGGCGGCGGCGCACAGTCGGCGGTTGAAACCGTGCGCAAACACCGGCCAACCGGCCCGCTGATGTGCGGCGAGTACTGGTGTGGCTGGTTCGATCAGTGGGGCGTGGACCACAACGCGCCCGCTGCTGGCCCGAAGGCCGATGACCTGGAATGGATGCTCTCCCGTGGCATCTCTGTGAACCTGTACATGTTCCACGGCGGGACCAATTTCGGTTGGATGGCTGGCGCCAACGATCCGCCATACCTTTCGGACGTTACGTCCTACGACTACGATTCGCCTTTGGACGAGGCCGGCCGCGCCACAGCCAAGTTCACCGCGTTCAAGGCTGTCATCGCGCGCCACCTGCCCCCCGGTACTGTCCCGCCTGCAATGCCCGCTCCGCAGCCCGTCATATCGATCACCGGCATCAGGCTTAATCGCGGCGTCCCGCTTTGGGATGTTCTGCCCGCGCCGGTCCACAGCGACCAGCCGCGGACTATGGAGGATCTCGGCCAATCGTACGGCCTCGTACTTTACCGGACCCGTTTGAAGGCCGGCGCTTCCGGCGACCTGGCCGTGCGCGGTTTGCACGGGTATGCCACCGTGTTCGTGAACGGCCGGAGAATCGGAGCGCTGGACCGCCGAACGGAGGTACGCTCCGTCAAGATCGAGCCTGTTCAAGCCGAGGCGACGCTCGATCTGCTCGTGGAAAATACCGGGCGAGTGAACTACGGCGCCTCGCTGCCGGGCGAACGGCAGGGGATAGTCGGGTCCGTGACCCTTGGACCCGAAACGCTGTCCGGCTGGGATGCCTATTCGCTCCCGATGGACAATGTAACCGGACTGAAGTACGGAGCGATTCCAGCGAGCGGCCCGGCCTTCGTCCGCGGTTCCTTCGCGCTGGAGTCGGTGGGCGATACATTCCTGGATATGCGCGATTGGTCCAAGGGAAACGTCTGGATCAATGGCCACAATCTCGGGCGATTCTGGCGCATCGGTCCGCAGCAGACGTTGTACGTTCCGGGCCCGTGGTTGAGAAAGGGCTCCAATGACGTCATCGTGTTCGACGCCGAATATGCGGGCCAGACAGCTCTTGGCGCGCTGCCCGAACCGATTCTCGACCAACGCCGCGACTGA
- the xylB gene encoding xylulokinase has protein sequence MATPLLIGLDIGTSGVKGLAIRPDGAIAASATREYPLLTPHPGWAEQNPEDWWQGTVAVIRDLVGAAGGDPIAGVGLTGQMHGAVFMDSAGAVIRPAILWCDQRTEAECAEITRKVGAETLQRITANPALTGFQAPKILWVRNHEPENYARIEKVLLPKDYIRWRLSAEFFTDVSDASGTTLFDVPNRRWSDEVMAALDIKRAWFAKEVESSTVAGSVSASAAAETGLPAGVLICGGGGDQAAGAVGAGITRPGVVSSTVGTSGVVFAYSDKPWIDPQGRIHTFCHAVPGAWHVMGVMLSAGGALRWLRDTMGYASYAEINADVLSVPPGSEGLTFLPYLSGERTPHKDPNARGVFFGLSLSHTRAHMARAVMEGVAYGLNDSFRIFHELNVPLQEVRAAGGGARSDVWLQIQADITGLPHCRLNVDEGPAYGAAILAGVAAGTFGSVPAATDAFIKPVSTVQPNPANRAVYDEGYARFRDLYAILKPEFQKAALI, from the coding sequence ATGGCAACTCCTCTGCTGATCGGTCTGGACATCGGAACTTCCGGCGTCAAAGGCCTTGCGATTCGCCCGGACGGCGCGATCGCCGCATCGGCGACGCGCGAATATCCGCTCCTGACTCCGCATCCGGGTTGGGCGGAGCAGAATCCCGAGGACTGGTGGCAGGGGACTGTCGCCGTCATCCGCGACCTCGTCGGCGCGGCCGGCGGCGATCCGATAGCCGGCGTGGGCCTGACGGGCCAGATGCACGGCGCGGTCTTCATGGATTCGGCGGGGGCCGTCATCCGCCCGGCCATCCTCTGGTGCGACCAGCGGACCGAGGCGGAATGCGCCGAGATCACCCGAAAGGTGGGCGCCGAGACTCTCCAGCGCATTACCGCCAACCCCGCCCTCACCGGGTTTCAGGCGCCCAAGATCCTGTGGGTCCGTAACCACGAACCGGAGAATTACGCCCGCATCGAGAAGGTCTTGCTGCCGAAGGACTACATCAGGTGGCGCCTCAGCGCTGAGTTCTTCACGGATGTCTCCGACGCGAGCGGCACAACGCTCTTCGACGTTCCCAATCGGCGCTGGTCCGATGAGGTGATGGCCGCACTCGACATCAAACGCGCGTGGTTCGCAAAGGAGGTTGAATCCTCCACCGTTGCCGGTTCGGTCAGCGCCTCCGCCGCGGCGGAGACCGGGCTTCCGGCCGGCGTTCTCATTTGCGGCGGCGGCGGGGACCAGGCGGCCGGCGCGGTTGGCGCCGGCATCACGCGGCCCGGCGTCGTATCGTCCACGGTCGGTACATCCGGCGTTGTGTTTGCCTACAGCGACAAGCCATGGATCGACCCGCAGGGCCGTATCCATACGTTCTGCCACGCCGTGCCGGGCGCATGGCACGTGATGGGGGTGATGCTCTCCGCCGGCGGCGCATTGCGATGGCTGCGGGACACGATGGGATATGCGAGTTACGCCGAGATCAACGCCGACGTGTTGTCCGTGCCGCCGGGGTCGGAGGGGCTCACGTTCCTTCCATACCTGAGCGGCGAGCGGACCCCGCACAAGGACCCCAACGCGCGCGGCGTGTTCTTCGGCCTCTCGCTGAGCCATACTCGCGCCCACATGGCCCGCGCCGTGATGGAGGGCGTGGCGTACGGCCTGAACGACTCGTTCCGCATCTTCCACGAACTCAACGTTCCGCTTCAAGAGGTCCGCGCGGCCGGCGGCGGCGCCAGATCGGATGTCTGGCTTCAGATACAGGCGGATATCACGGGCCTGCCACACTGCCGCCTGAACGTCGACGAAGGCCCCGCGTACGGAGCGGCCATCCTCGCCGGCGTCGCCGCGGGAACCTTCGGGAGCGTCCCCGCCGCCACGGACGCATTCATCAAGCCGGTCTCCACCGTGCAGCCGAACCCGGCCAACCGCGCAGTCTACGACGAGGGCTACGCCAGGTTCCGCGACCTCTACGCGATTCTCAAACCGGAATTTCAGAAGGCCGCGCTCATCTAG
- a CDS encoding DHA2 family efflux MFS transporter permease subunit produces MAKLQDENRAAAETGPPPEPPGDEYREYSGAVRWVILIAVMLGTVLEVLDTSIVNVAIPDMMGNLGATLQQISWVSTGYIIANVIILPLTGWLSSHFGRKRYLAGSMVLFTAASFFCGTSRSLHELVFFRILQGVGGAALLSTAQATLMEVFPPMQIGMVQAIFAIGVLVGPTVGPTLGGWITDNYSWPWIFFINLPVGIAATTLTLMFVHDSKHQKRGSKVDVIGIGLLAVGIGCFQTLLEEGNSEGWYESRLIVWLTVCAVIGLATFVYWELHTDTPAVNLRVLKRPGLAPGITFAAVLGFGLYGGVFILPVFLQNLRHFTAAQTGWILLPGGLTTGLMMPFVGRLVSKYKPRNLTFIGSFGFIASMVVLSRMTIDTSQQQLLLPLMLRGAGMGFLFLPLTLATLSGLRGREVAEATGLFNLSRQVGGSAGIAFLTTFLDHRITFHREMLGEHLSAYNPVTADRLHILASGLVAKGAPLAVARDQALAVMTGALNSQASMLSFEDAFLVMAGVFMCALPLIFLLRNARTGEAHAAPGH; encoded by the coding sequence ATGGCCAAACTTCAGGACGAAAATCGAGCGGCGGCCGAGACCGGGCCGCCGCCCGAGCCGCCCGGCGACGAGTACCGCGAGTACTCGGGAGCCGTGCGCTGGGTCATTCTGATCGCCGTGATGCTGGGTACAGTGCTCGAAGTGCTGGACACCAGCATCGTCAACGTGGCGATTCCGGATATGATGGGAAACCTGGGAGCCACGCTGCAGCAGATATCCTGGGTCTCCACCGGCTACATCATCGCGAATGTCATCATCCTGCCGCTCACCGGCTGGCTGTCGTCGCATTTCGGGCGCAAGCGATACCTTGCCGGCTCCATGGTCCTGTTCACCGCCGCGTCGTTCTTCTGTGGGACATCCAGAAGCCTGCACGAGCTGGTTTTCTTCCGCATCCTGCAGGGAGTGGGCGGCGCCGCCCTCCTCTCGACGGCCCAGGCTACCCTCATGGAGGTCTTCCCGCCGATGCAAATCGGAATGGTGCAGGCCATCTTCGCCATCGGCGTTCTGGTGGGTCCAACGGTCGGGCCGACGCTGGGCGGCTGGATCACCGACAACTACTCCTGGCCGTGGATCTTCTTCATCAACCTGCCGGTGGGCATCGCGGCAACAACGCTGACCCTCATGTTCGTCCACGACTCCAAACACCAGAAGCGCGGCAGCAAAGTGGATGTGATCGGCATCGGCCTGCTTGCCGTGGGGATTGGATGCTTCCAGACGCTCCTGGAGGAGGGAAACTCGGAGGGCTGGTACGAGTCACGGCTCATCGTATGGCTCACGGTATGCGCCGTCATAGGCCTCGCGACCTTCGTCTACTGGGAGCTTCACACGGACACCCCGGCGGTCAACTTGAGGGTGCTGAAGCGCCCGGGCCTTGCGCCCGGCATCACATTCGCGGCGGTCCTCGGATTCGGCCTTTACGGCGGGGTGTTCATCCTGCCGGTATTCCTGCAGAATCTGAGGCATTTCACGGCCGCTCAGACCGGCTGGATACTTCTGCCGGGCGGCCTCACCACCGGGTTGATGATGCCATTCGTCGGCCGCCTGGTCTCGAAATACAAGCCGCGCAACCTGACGTTCATCGGGTCATTCGGGTTCATCGCCTCAATGGTTGTGCTCAGCCGAATGACGATTGACACGAGCCAGCAGCAATTGCTTCTGCCGTTGATGCTTCGCGGAGCAGGCATGGGGTTTCTATTCCTTCCGCTCACGCTCGCTACGCTCTCGGGGCTGCGAGGGCGCGAAGTGGCGGAGGCCACAGGGCTCTTCAATCTGTCCCGCCAGGTGGGCGGAAGCGCCGGGATCGCCTTCCTGACGACATTCCTCGATCATCGCATCACGTTTCATCGGGAGATGCTGGGCGAGCACCTCAGCGCCTACAACCCTGTCACCGCGGATCGGCTGCACATCCTCGCCTCGGGCCTGGTGGCAAAGGGCGCCCCGCTGGCCGTCGCTCGGGACCAGGCGCTCGCGGTCATGACCGGTGCGCTGAACTCCCAGGCTTCTATGCTGTCGTTCGAGGATGCCTTCCTGGTGATGGCCGGGGTCTTCATGTGCGCCCTTCCGCTGATCTTTCTCCTACGCAACGCCCGCACCGGCGAAGCCCACGCCGCGCCCGGCCACTGA
- a CDS encoding TetR/AcrR family transcriptional regulator, producing the protein MSKQPCGRENTTDIILDAADRLMQHYGYGKTTVDDIAHEAGIGKGTVYLHFDSKADVALSCIDRMNAQLQARLGEIVAEPESPALQVKEVLTARVMFRFDHAHAYSQSIDEIYSALRPQLMERRERNHEIEAGILAGPIEAGMRSGQFAACDPLAAARTLIVASNSLLAYSRNPRTLGERHVLESAIGAVADMLLFGLMARET; encoded by the coding sequence ATGTCAAAGCAGCCCTGCGGGCGTGAAAACACAACTGATATCATTCTGGACGCTGCGGACCGACTTATGCAGCATTATGGATACGGCAAGACCACTGTCGATGATATCGCGCATGAGGCCGGTATCGGCAAAGGCACCGTATACCTTCATTTCGACAGCAAGGCCGACGTCGCACTGTCGTGTATCGACCGAATGAACGCGCAGCTGCAGGCTCGCCTGGGGGAGATCGTCGCCGAGCCGGAATCGCCGGCCCTTCAGGTTAAGGAAGTCCTGACCGCCAGGGTGATGTTCCGTTTCGACCACGCACACGCGTACTCCCAGTCCATCGATGAGATATATTCCGCGCTTCGGCCACAGTTGATGGAACGCCGCGAGCGCAACCACGAAATTGAAGCAGGCATCCTTGCCGGGCCGATAGAGGCGGGGATGCGCTCCGGGCAGTTCGCCGCTTGCGATCCTCTCGCCGCTGCGAGAACGCTCATCGTGGCCAGCAATTCGCTGCTCGCCTACAGCCGGAACCCGCGCACACTCGGCGAACGGCATGTGCTCGAGTCCGCGATCGGCGCTGTCGCCGACATGCTGCTTTTCGGCCTGATGGCCCGTGAAACCTGA
- a CDS encoding alpha/beta fold hydrolase: MTPPPEQIRFENEGLNLYATLHRPAGPGPHPAVVMCHGFTGHRLECNNVFVKCARRLTEAGIAAFRFDCRFSGESDGDFRDMTISGEVLDAVKAVDVLRAQNGIDTDRLGILGFSMGGTVAPLTAGRRDDIKAMVLWAPVSNPSRQFDRFLPDIGDAPTLDIGGYVLGRGFIDDLANHAPVEAARRWGGPVRIIRGTEDLAVTEPDARAYLDGPGRREFVAVDGADHGWLGFERQTRLFDLTVGWFRDTL; encoded by the coding sequence ATGACACCACCACCTGAACAGATACGTTTCGAAAATGAAGGTCTCAATCTCTATGCGACGCTGCACCGTCCGGCGGGTCCCGGCCCCCACCCCGCCGTGGTGATGTGCCACGGCTTCACCGGACATCGCCTGGAATGCAACAACGTCTTCGTCAAATGCGCGCGGCGCCTCACTGAGGCCGGGATCGCCGCGTTTCGCTTCGACTGCCGCTTCAGCGGTGAGAGCGACGGCGATTTTCGCGATATGACGATCAGCGGCGAAGTGCTGGACGCGGTCAAGGCCGTCGATGTCCTGCGCGCTCAGAACGGCATTGACACCGACCGTCTGGGTATCCTGGGCTTCTCGATGGGCGGGACTGTGGCTCCACTGACGGCAGGCCGCCGAGACGACATCAAAGCCATGGTCCTCTGGGCACCCGTGTCCAATCCATCGCGCCAGTTCGACCGCTTTCTGCCCGATATCGGCGACGCGCCCACCCTCGACATCGGCGGTTACGTGCTGGGCCGGGGGTTCATCGACGACCTCGCAAACCATGCGCCCGTGGAGGCGGCCCGCCGATGGGGAGGCCCCGTCCGCATCATCCGCGGCACCGAAGATCTCGCCGTTACCGAACCGGACGCCCGGGCCTACCTCGATGGGCCGGGACGCCGCGAATTCGTCGCTGTCGATGGCGCGGACCACGGATGGCTCGGCTTCGAGCGCCAAACCCGACTGTTCGATCTGACGGTTGGCTGGTTCCGTGATACGCTGTAG